ATGTAGTTGATATTTCTCATCCTAATTTTGAAGAACATATTGATTCTGTAAATAAAATTTTAGATGAAATTAAAAGTGCAGATAAACCAAGTTTAATGATCTTTAATAAGATTGACAACTATACGTATGACACTATTGATGATGATGATTTAGTTACTGAAAAAACAACAGCACACTATAGTTTAGACAATTGGAAAAAAACCTGGATGTCTAAATTAGACGAAAATTGCATCTTTATTTCTGCTTTAAACAAAGAAAACATTGATGATTTTAAAGATAAAGTTTTTGATGCTGTAAAGAAAATACACATTGCTCGCTTTCCGTATAATGATTTTTTATATCATGAATATACTGAAGAAGAAGAAGAGTAAATAAAAAAGCATCCTATACACTAGGATGCTTTTTTTTAAAAATGTAATAGGTTTATTTTCCCTTTCTCATTTTTATCATTTTCTGAATCATATCATACATTTCCCGCAATTCTTTTTCGCTCATATTTTGCATTTCTTCATCTTCTTTATCCGCCAAGGCCATTTTTTTCCATTCATTAAAAGAGAGTTTACTTAGTTTATCCATGTCTTCTTCAAAGCTTTCCATGTCCATATCCATGTCTTCTTCAAAGCTTTCATTACTAAAAAAATTAGCTGCTTTTTTAATTGGAAAATCAGGTAATGTAAAATGAGTATCAGGCACATTAATGTCAAATTGAATACTAGTCGCCTTTTTAGCTGTAGTAATTCCCATTACTGTACTTTCAATTTTAAGTGTAAAATGTTTGTAAACCCATTGTTTTACGCCCATGGCTTCCCAAATTTCGCATTTATAGCCCATATAATCTTCTTCACCAATCATTTTACCATTTAAGTCTTTTATCATATCTCTACCTACATCACCGGCATCAGCGTTTGGATGAAACGCAGCAATCATATCCATAGGTAATGATCTTTGAGCTATAATTTCTTTATTATCAAAATCAACTGTAAACCATTCTCCATTATCTAATTTGTTGACAATATGCGTTTGTTTAATTTCTTCTTTTTTCTGACCAAATATTTTAGTTTTAGTGGTTTGCGTTGACTTTTCGTCTTTTAGCTCAATAGCTCCCCAATCTTTAAAGTATATCGTTTCTATACCTGAACCAGACATAGTGCTTCCTAAAACTTTACCATTAATTGTAGATTCGTATTTTACAATACCCGATTTTATTTGATAACGTTTCAATTCTTTTTGACTGTTTCCAGTGCAACTTACCAACGTTGCACATAAGAAAATTACTAGACTTGACTTTTTCATTTTTTAGGTTTAAAGATTATAAAGGATTTGCCGTAACTTCTAATTCTGCTGTGACTACAATATTAAAACTTGTGTCACTTTCATCTGAAGTAGTTTGCCCTGAAATACCAACAATTATACTTTTGTTGTTTTTTAATAAATCGGCCATACTGTTTAGCTTACTAACATCTGTAACTTCGAAAATAGTAGATGCATCATAAGCAGATTTTACATTAAACCCTTCTGTTTTTAAAATAATAGTGTTAGCATAAAAATCTATATCAACATAAGCTTCAGTATTTCCAGAAAAACTTATGATTTTGTAGGTTAATTTTTTAATTTTTACGTCCTTAATTTTGTTCAAATAATCATGTGTGTCGTTATTGTCCATACTTAAATCAACACTTTCGTTTATGGTTTCTTGACCTTGATTAACGTGAGCAACAATGGTTGATTTTATTGTAGTATCAAAATCTACATCTAAGATATCGTCATCACAAGATATACATACAAAACAAATAAGTAATGCCGATAAAATTTTTACAGTTGTTTTCATGATGTTGTTTTTATAGATTTATTATTATTCAAAAATAAGTGTCACAATTTGGTAATAGCTCCTTAATTTGTTCTATTTCTAGTTCATTTAATTGATTATCAGAAATATTAAGATTGTACAAATTTGTTAATTTGCTAAAAGATTTAGGTAAACTACTTAATTGATTACCTTCTAAAGAAAGACTGTTTAAATTGGTGAGATTACCAAATGAATTAGGCAGGTTTACCAATTGATTATCTTCCATTGTAAGGCTGTTTAAACTAGTAAGATTACCAATTGCATCAGGGAGGTTTTCAAATAGATTATTATTTAAATTTAAGAAGGTTAAGTTATTCAGTTTTCCTATTGACTCTGGAAGACTAGATAATTGGTTCTTTTGTGCATAAAGCATTGATAAGCTTATTAAGTTTCCAAAGGATTCAGGTAACTTTTTGAGCTGGTTACTTGTAAGGTATAATTCTTCAAGATTGGATAAATTTCCAAAAGATTCTGGAAGTAATTCTAATTGATTTCCATAAAGATTAAGGCTATAAAGATTGTTTAGGTTACCAAAAGATTCAGGAAGTATTATTAATTGATTTGCACTTATATTAAGTTCATTTAATGCTAGTAGACTTGTAATAAATTCAGGTAAACTCTTTAGCTTATTACCACTTACATCAAAGCTTTGCAAATTGGTTAACTTACTAAGGGATTCAGGTAAGTTTATAAGTTGGTTAAGACTAAAGGAAAGTTTAGTTAAGTTAATTAAATTACCAACCGATTTCGGTACATTAGTTATTTGATTATCATTCAAAAAAAATGTTTTTAGGTTTGTGAGGTTACCAACAGCATCAGGTAACCCAGTAAGTTTATTTCCTCCTAACGATAGCTCCGTCAAATTAGTTAGGTTTCCAATAGAATCAGGAAGGTTTGTCAGTTTACTGGAAGAAATATTAATAGATTTTAAATTCTTTAATTTTCCTATGGATTCTGGAAGACTAGACAAATCACTTTGAGAAACAGAAAGACTTTCTAAATTGGTTAACTCTCCTATAGACTTTGGAAATTCGGCCATTTTACTAATGGAGATATTTAAGTATTTTAAATTTTTAAGATTTCCTATAGATTCTGGCAGATTTGTAAACTGATTCATCCTAAATTCAATAGTTGAAAGGTTTTGCAGTTCACCAATTTCTTTAGGTATTTTTGTAATTTGTGTGTTTGCTATAGTTAGGTATCTTAAATTTTTAAGTTTCTTTATAGAACTGGATATAGTGGTAATTTCTTGCCCACTTAATTCTAAACTAAAAACTTGATCTGGAGTTTTTAATGCTTCTTCAACGGATTCATAGGTTTTATTCTCCTGAGCAAATACATTTATACTTAGAATAAAAAAGAGTATAAATATGACTGATTTTAATAGTTGTAATTTTTTCATTTTAATAGATTTTAGATTGTTATAATTGTCTATTAGGGACTAAAATTTTACAAATTCTACCCGTCTATTATTTGCTTTACCTTCTGGTGAGCTATTGTTATCAATTGGTTTGCTTTCACCAAAACCGTCAGATTTAAGTCTTTCCGCTGAGATTCCCATTTCAATTAATTTATCCATAACAGTTTTCCCTCTAGCTTTTGAAAGTGTCATGTTTGTTTCATCGCTACCATCGGCATCAGTATGTCCTTCAACACTAAAATTAAGTTCAGGTTGTTTCTGCATTAAATCATAAATTTTGTTAATAGGACCCATACTTTCAGGTTTTAACGTAGCTTTGTTTACATCGAATTTGATACCGTTTACAATAATTTTACCTTCAGAAAGTACACGGTCGTAGTATTTTACGCCACCTTTGGCAATACGGATGTTTTTGATGTACATATTGTCATTACCTGCTTCAATAGTAATTCCAGAAGGATTAATTTCTAAATGGGGTACATTTATTAAACGTGTATCGTTAAAATAGGCTTTGTATTTCCCCTTGGTATAAGCCATAGAAATGTGTTTCCATGATCCTTCAATCTCTTTTGACCATCCTATCTTTTCAGTTCCTGGATAAGACTTATCTGAATCCATAAACGATAAAGCGTGAGGCATTACAACCAATCGTTCTGTCTTTTGCCTATTGTTTTTTTGGTCACATAAATAAATCCAGAATCTGTTAGCTGTGGTATATCCTTTTGCAAACCATACATCTAATTCTACAGTAAAAACATCGGGCAAATAATCTTCATTAGAATTTTTAAGGTAGGGTATAATGTAAGATTGGTGCCTAAGAAACATAATCACATTTTCGCCATCAACATTACCAATTTCAACATTACCTTTATATAAATCCCAACGGCTTGGAAATTCTCCATTTTCTTCATCGGCACTTGGTCCATCTTCAAAAATTACGGTATCTCCAGGAACAAAATCAAACTTATTCCAAACTACATTTGGTTTTTTAGGCTCTTGAATTTCATTCGGGTCTGTATTACCATTAGTTTTTTTTGCCACCTTGTCATTGGGCTTTTCTTTGTCTGTTTCCTCGCCCTTTTTCTTTTTACCATCGATGGTGTCTTCAGCTTCATCAAAGGTTTTGTCAATCTTTTTATTTATTCTTTTTTCAGTTCTTTTTTCCGCTTCACTTTCAACTTTTTTTTCGGTCTTTTTTAGTATTCTTTTTAAAATTTGTGCCTCCGTTTGTTGCGGTGCAAAAACATATAACATAGCTACAAGTACTAATTTAATAGCCATACTAAATCGGTAATGATGGTTTGAATTTTTCATGCGTTTGAATTTAATGTTAGCAATTTTCTCGTTGCTAAATTAATTTCTAATCACAGAAATTACTTCATTAAAAAGTATGATATTAATCCCCCGAATGGGTGATATTTAACATTAAAACCTAAGTTTTAGTAATATGTGGAGTAGAATAGGTATTTAATTTTTTAATTGCTTGAATTCTATTGTTTACATCTAATTTTGAATAAATATTTTTGATGTGTGTTTTTATAGTGTTTTTTGAAACAAACATTTTTTTAGCAATTTCATCATTATTTAAGCCTTGAGATATATTCGTAAAAACTTCAATTTCTCGTTTCGTTAAATCATAATCATTTAAATTTTCTATAAAGTTTTGATGTCGTAGTTCATCCTTATCGTTTACCTTGTTTTTCAACTCCTTAATCTGAAAAATATAATTCTGTAATTGATTGTTTTTATGCTCAATTTCTAAATCAGAATTTTTTCGATATAAATAAAACAGTACAAATAAAACAACCAGTGCACCAGTGCCTAAAAATATTGAAATCAGCAACCTATTATAATTGGTTTTTGCATCTTCTTGTATTACATTATTTTCAATTGCTAATTGTTTTATTTCATTATCCTTCTTCAATGTTTCATAAGCAATTTGAGTACTTATTATACTTTTTTGCGTGGTTTCGTTTACAATACTATCCTTAAAAGTAGTTGCCATTTTATAAGCATCAAGTGCTTTATCATACTCTTTTGTAAGTGAATAATAATCTACCAAAGCACTATATCCTAAAGCAATATTCTCTTTAGATTTCACAATTTTAGCATTCTTTAAACCACTGATAATGTTAACTTTTGCATTGTCATAATACCCTAAATTCAGCTCATTACGTCCAATATTAATAAGTGTATTGCTCAAGTACCTAATGTTATTCGTTTTTGCAAACATTGGAATTGCTTCCTTATAATATTCGGTTGAATTCTTATAATCTCCTTTCTTTTGAAAAAGCAATCCTAAGAGATTGTATCTAATAGCCTCACTTTCCTTGTTATTGAATTTTTTAGTAGATGTTAACGCCTTATTGATATAAAAATAAGCAGTATCATATGATTTTTTATACAAGTAAGATTCACCAATATTTGATAAACTATATTGCTGACCTTCAATATTTTTATTCTTTACATCAAACGCGTAAACTTTTCTAAAATAATGAATAGCCTTGTCGTAATCTTTTATGTCAAGAAAAACATTACCAATTCCATTTAAAGCAATACTGATGCTTTTTTCATGATTTATTTTTTCGGATAACTCTAGGGCCTGAAAATAGTATTCAAAGGCTTCTTTCTCTAAATTTAATTTTCTAAAACTAACACCTAAATTATTTAAACATTTAATTTTTAATAAAGTATCTGTTGTTTTGTCAAGATAACTCAGAGCTCTTTTATGATCGTTAACCGATCTTTCATAATCATAGTTATATCTAGCTACCAACCCTCTTCTATTATAACTTTCACCAAGACCCTTGAGGTAAAACAATTCTTCTGAAACGGCAATGGCTTCATCTATAATTACTTCACTTTTTACGTTAGACCTATTTGCCTGTTTATAAAGTGAAATTAAGTTGTCAACTTTAGCGGTTGTATTTGGCTTAATTCGCAATTCATTAAACAAGCTATCAACTTGATATTCAGTTAAATTTTGACCGTAAAAAGAAGTAGGCAATACTATTAATAAAAGAAGGGCAATTATGTATTTCTTAGCCTTAACCATGGTAAAGGGGGTCTAAGTAAAAAGGGTGTCTTACAAAGATACAAAACGGCTAAAAATACGGATTACTTTGAGAAAATAATTATTGAACTTAGAATGAAAATAAATAAGGTCTATTCTCTATGGTTATGGGATTGGTTTTAAACTAATATTGACAATTTATAGTTTACTATTCTCATCAATAATCCCCAAACGTTTTGCTCGTTTTTCCCAATTCTTTCTGGCAAGATGTTGCATGTCAGAATCAACATCACTTTCGTCCATAATTTCTAATCCTAGCAAGGTTTCAATAACATCTTCCATGGAAACAAGTCCACTAACAGAACCATATTCATCTACCACTAAAGCGATATGGTTTTTACTTTCAATTAATTGATTAAATAAAGAAGGAATAGGCATATTTCGGTCTATTACAATAATATTTCTTTTCAATTCAGATAATTTTTTAGAACCATGTTCTAAGGCCATTTCTTTATACACCTCATCTTTTAGAACCAACCCTGTAATATTATCAGTTTTACCACTATAAACAGGAATTCGAGAAAAGCGAAGGTTTGGGTGTTCAGAAAATAATTGTGCAACAGTTTTTTCTTCATTATAAGAAATCATAACGGTTCTGGGTGTCATAATATCTTTTGCTAAAACTTCTTTAAAAGTTAGCATGTTCTTTATTACGGTACTTTCTGCTTCTTCAAAGACACCTTCTTCGTGAGCTATATCAGCCATTGCATGAAAATCTTCACGACTTAAAATACTACCATGATGTCCTTTGCCGCCCACCATTTTTGTAAACAACTGAAGTATCCATAAAATACCTGTGTATTTTAGAATAGCTACCATAATTTTTAAGGTTTTAGCTGTAAAATTGGCCAATTGCTTCCAATACGTTGCTCCGATTGTTTTTGGAATAATTTCAGAAAGAACTAAGATTAAAAAAGTCATTATTGCGGAGACAATACCCACCATATTGGTTCCAGAACCAAAAGCTTTTTCTGCTTGTACCCCTACTAAAATTGCACCTACCGTATGGGCAACGGTATTTAAGGTAAGTATGGCAATTAAAGGCTTGTCTACGTCCTTTTTTAAAACTTCTAGAGTATCAGCAAAAGGCTTCCCTTCCTTCTTTTT
The nucleotide sequence above comes from Aureibaculum algae. Encoded proteins:
- a CDS encoding leucine-rich repeat domain-containing protein; this encodes MKKLQLLKSVIFILFFILSINVFAQENKTYESVEEALKTPDQVFSLELSGQEITTISSSIKKLKNLRYLTIANTQITKIPKEIGELQNLSTIEFRMNQFTNLPESIGNLKNLKYLNISISKMAEFPKSIGELTNLESLSVSQSDLSSLPESIGKLKNLKSINISSSKLTNLPDSIGNLTNLTELSLGGNKLTGLPDAVGNLTNLKTFFLNDNQITNVPKSVGNLINLTKLSFSLNQLINLPESLSKLTNLQSFDVSGNKLKSLPEFITSLLALNELNISANQLIILPESFGNLNNLYSLNLYGNQLELLPESFGNLSNLEELYLTSNQLKKLPESFGNLISLSMLYAQKNQLSSLPESIGKLNNLTFLNLNNNLFENLPDAIGNLTSLNSLTMEDNQLVNLPNSFGNLTNLNSLSLEGNQLSSLPKSFSKLTNLYNLNISDNQLNELEIEQIKELLPNCDTYF
- a CDS encoding OmpA family protein, which translates into the protein MKNSNHHYRFSMAIKLVLVAMLYVFAPQQTEAQILKRILKKTEKKVESEAEKRTEKRINKKIDKTFDEAEDTIDGKKKKGEETDKEKPNDKVAKKTNGNTDPNEIQEPKKPNVVWNKFDFVPGDTVIFEDGPSADEENGEFPSRWDLYKGNVEIGNVDGENVIMFLRHQSYIIPYLKNSNEDYLPDVFTVELDVWFAKGYTTANRFWIYLCDQKNNRQKTERLVVMPHALSFMDSDKSYPGTEKIGWSKEIEGSWKHISMAYTKGKYKAYFNDTRLINVPHLEINPSGITIEAGNDNMYIKNIRIAKGGVKYYDRVLSEGKIIVNGIKFDVNKATLKPESMGPINKIYDLMQKQPELNFSVEGHTDADGSDETNMTLSKARGKTVMDKLIEMGISAERLKSDGFGESKPIDNNSSPEGKANNRRVEFVKF
- a CDS encoding LuxR C-terminal-related transcriptional regulator, with protein sequence MVKAKKYIIALLLLIVLPTSFYGQNLTEYQVDSLFNELRIKPNTTAKVDNLISLYKQANRSNVKSEVIIDEAIAVSEELFYLKGLGESYNRRGLVARYNYDYERSVNDHKRALSYLDKTTDTLLKIKCLNNLGVSFRKLNLEKEAFEYYFQALELSEKINHEKSISIALNGIGNVFLDIKDYDKAIHYFRKVYAFDVKNKNIEGQQYSLSNIGESYLYKKSYDTAYFYINKALTSTKKFNNKESEAIRYNLLGLLFQKKGDYKNSTEYYKEAIPMFAKTNNIRYLSNTLINIGRNELNLGYYDNAKVNIISGLKNAKIVKSKENIALGYSALVDYYSLTKEYDKALDAYKMATTFKDSIVNETTQKSIISTQIAYETLKKDNEIKQLAIENNVIQEDAKTNYNRLLISIFLGTGALVVLFVLFYLYRKNSDLEIEHKNNQLQNYIFQIKELKNKVNDKDELRHQNFIENLNDYDLTKREIEVFTNISQGLNNDEIAKKMFVSKNTIKTHIKNIYSKLDVNNRIQAIKKLNTYSTPHITKT
- a CDS encoding CNNM domain-containing protein, with protein sequence MTLLIIYAVVSIFFSFLCSILEAVLLSISSTFINLKKKEGKPFADTLEVLKKDVDKPLIAILTLNTVAHTVGAILVGVQAEKAFGSGTNMVGIVSAIMTFLILVLSEIIPKTIGATYWKQLANFTAKTLKIMVAILKYTGILWILQLFTKMVGGKGHHGSILSREDFHAMADIAHEEGVFEEAESTVIKNMLTFKEVLAKDIMTPRTVMISYNEEKTVAQLFSEHPNLRFSRIPVYSGKTDNITGLVLKDEVYKEMALEHGSKKLSELKRNIIVIDRNMPIPSLFNQLIESKNHIALVVDEYGSVSGLVSMEDVIETLLGLEIMDESDVDSDMQHLARKNWEKRAKRLGIIDENSKL